One stretch of Myxococcota bacterium DNA includes these proteins:
- a CDS encoding Spy/CpxP family protein refolding chaperone, with product MRPFKSLSLAALLCALFVSPVRADPNAPTGGPGGPGGPGMEGRLEKQLGKLGLSDSQNQKVQAILTAAKPQRDAMRGQMRQAFQDMRSLLDQDAPDQNAVMAQADRIGQLQTQAHKDMLTTLLAVRAELSPAQRAQLRESMHEHMQGRWHRWHHGYNRGGQGAPPSGGAPAPTPETSPED from the coding sequence ATGCGACCGTTCAAGAGTCTCTCCCTCGCCGCGCTTTTGTGCGCGCTGTTCGTGTCACCGGTTCGTGCAGACCCCAACGCCCCGACGGGCGGACCCGGCGGTCCCGGCGGACCGGGGATGGAAGGGCGGCTCGAGAAGCAGCTCGGCAAGCTCGGCCTCTCCGACTCACAGAACCAGAAGGTGCAGGCGATCCTCACTGCCGCCAAGCCGCAGCGCGACGCGATGCGCGGCCAGATGCGCCAGGCGTTCCAGGACATGCGCAGCTTGCTCGACCAGGACGCTCCGGACCAGAACGCGGTCATGGCGCAGGCCGACCGCATCGGTCAGCTCCAGACCCAGGCCCACAAGGACATGCTGACCACGCTTCTCGCAGTGCGCGCCGAGCTCTCCCCCGCTCAGCGCGCACAGCTCCGTGAGTCGATGCACGAGCACATGCAGGGCCGCTGGCACCGCTGGCACCACGGTTACAACCGCGGTGGTCAGGGAGCTCCGCCCAGCGGCGGCGCGCCCGCCCCAACCCCAGAGACGTCTCCGGAGGACTGA